One window from the genome of Acinetobacter sp. ANC 7912 encodes:
- a CDS encoding acetyl-CoA C-acetyltransferase yields MSKTTQENPAVENPAADSVSKASTTRKRTSKTASAATSAEKTPAKSTRTRAASTRTDKTTSTNKTSTLKTQTSVQQDQNMSQNTVRRVAIIGGNRIPFARSNGVYFTASNTDMFTAALNGLIERFNLQGQRLGEVVAGAVLKHSRDFNMTRECVLNTALAPETPAYDIQQACGTGLQAAFQVANKIALGQIEVGIAGGVDTTSDAPIAFGDGLRKALLELNIAKTAKDRLKALTKINVKDLMDAPKNGEPRTGLSMGDHQAITALEWGISREAQDELAASSHQKMAAAYEEGFFDDLITPFLGLDRDNNLRPDSSVEKLAKLKPVFGKGDARTMTAGNSTPLTDGASCVLLASEEWAKANGHEVLAYLTFQETAAVDFVEKKEGLLMAPAYAVPRMLERAGLKLQDFDFYEIHEAFASQVLSTLKAWEDPKFCKERLGLDAPLGSIDRAKLNVKGSSLAAGHPFAATGGRIIATAAKLINQKGSGRALISICAAGGQGVTAIIEK; encoded by the coding sequence ATGAGCAAAACAACTCAAGAAAATCCAGCGGTCGAGAATCCTGCAGCAGACAGCGTGTCAAAAGCATCAACTACACGCAAGCGCACCAGCAAAACTGCAAGTGCAGCAACTTCTGCAGAAAAAACACCGGCGAAAAGCACGCGCACCCGTGCCGCGTCTACTCGTACGGACAAAACGACTTCAACAAATAAAACCTCAACTTTAAAAACACAAACTTCTGTTCAACAGGATCAAAACATGAGCCAAAATACAGTTCGCCGCGTTGCTATTATCGGTGGTAACCGCATTCCATTTGCACGTTCTAACGGTGTTTACTTTACGGCATCCAATACTGATATGTTCACCGCAGCCCTGAATGGCCTGATTGAACGCTTTAACCTGCAAGGTCAACGCTTGGGTGAAGTGGTTGCTGGCGCGGTACTAAAACACAGCCGTGACTTCAATATGACCCGTGAGTGCGTATTGAATACTGCTCTTGCACCTGAAACTCCTGCTTATGACATTCAGCAAGCATGTGGTACTGGTCTGCAAGCAGCTTTCCAGGTCGCGAATAAAATCGCTTTAGGTCAAATTGAAGTGGGGATCGCGGGCGGTGTAGATACGACTTCTGACGCACCAATCGCTTTCGGTGATGGCTTACGTAAAGCCCTGCTAGAACTGAACATCGCAAAAACAGCGAAAGACCGCCTGAAAGCACTGACCAAAATCAATGTCAAAGACCTGATGGATGCACCGAAAAATGGTGAGCCACGTACTGGCCTGTCTATGGGTGACCACCAGGCGATCACTGCTCTGGAATGGGGTATTTCCCGTGAAGCACAGGACGAACTGGCAGCATCTTCACACCAGAAAATGGCAGCGGCTTATGAAGAAGGCTTCTTTGATGACCTGATCACCCCATTCCTAGGCTTGGATCGTGACAACAATCTGCGTCCAGATTCTTCAGTTGAAAAACTGGCCAAACTGAAACCAGTGTTTGGTAAAGGCGATGCGCGTACCATGACTGCGGGTAACTCAACTCCTCTGACTGATGGTGCATCTTGTGTGCTGTTAGCTTCTGAAGAATGGGCAAAAGCCAATGGTCATGAAGTGTTGGCTTACCTGACATTCCAGGAAACCGCAGCAGTTGACTTCGTAGAGAAAAAAGAAGGTCTGTTGATGGCGCCAGCTTATGCAGTACCTCGTATGCTGGAACGTGCGGGTCTCAAACTTCAGGACTTCGACTTCTATGAAATTCATGAAGCATTTGCTTCTCAGGTACTGTCTACCCTGAAAGCTTGGGAAGATCCAAAATTCTGTAAAGAACGTTTAGGTCTGGATGCACCACTGGGTTCTATTGACCGCGCCAAACTGAACGTAAAAGGTTCTTCACTGGCTGCAGGTCACCCGTTTGCGGCAACCGGAGGTCGTATCATCGCGACAGCTGCAAAACTGATTAATCAGAAAGGTTCAGGTCGTGCGCTGATTTCAATCTGTGCTGCTGGTGGTCAAGGTGTAACTGCAATTATCGAAAAATAA
- the tal gene encoding transaldolase — protein MTQSALNQLKQFTTIVADSSDLAAIEKFRPLDATTNPSLITAAASQVENNALIEAAFNQAKGEGLTGNELIERTIDILTVKFGVEILKLIEGRVSTEVDASLSYDTAATITKAKELLELYKQDGISSDRILIKIASTWEGIQAARALEQEGIHTNLTLLFGLHQAKACADAKVTLISPFVGRILDWFKKAENVEAYPIDKDPGVLSVKQIYFFYKQHDIQTEIMGASFRSIDQVLGLAGCDLLTVAPNLLAQLDQDQREVVRQLSSNHAHAHTEHAHTPLNQASFQAELEQDRMASELLEGGIQGFIKAREQLSALLRERFAVAA, from the coding sequence ATGACTCAAAGTGCGTTAAACCAACTAAAACAATTCACCACCATTGTTGCGGACAGCAGTGATTTAGCTGCGATTGAAAAATTTCGTCCACTCGATGCGACCACTAACCCTTCGCTGATTACCGCTGCAGCAAGCCAAGTTGAAAATAATGCTCTGATTGAAGCAGCCTTTAATCAGGCAAAAGGCGAAGGTTTGACCGGCAATGAACTGATTGAACGCACCATTGATATTCTGACCGTCAAATTCGGTGTCGAGATTCTCAAACTGATTGAAGGTCGCGTTTCGACGGAAGTGGATGCATCTTTGTCTTATGACACTGCAGCAACCATTACCAAAGCCAAAGAACTACTGGAACTGTATAAGCAAGACGGTATTTCTTCAGACCGTATCTTGATCAAGATTGCTTCGACTTGGGAAGGCATTCAGGCTGCACGTGCGCTGGAACAGGAAGGCATTCATACTAACCTGACTCTGCTGTTTGGTCTGCATCAGGCCAAAGCCTGTGCTGATGCCAAAGTGACCCTGATTTCTCCTTTTGTCGGCCGAATTCTGGACTGGTTTAAAAAAGCAGAAAATGTCGAAGCTTATCCAATTGATAAGGACCCAGGTGTACTGTCGGTGAAGCAGATTTATTTCTTCTACAAACAGCATGACATTCAAACTGAAATCATGGGTGCCAGCTTCCGCAGTATCGATCAGGTTCTGGGCCTGGCCGGCTGTGACCTGTTAACTGTAGCACCCAACCTGCTGGCACAGTTGGATCAAGATCAACGTGAAGTCGTTCGTCAGTTATCTTCAAACCATGCCCATGCACATACCGAACATGCGCATACCCCACTTAACCAAGCAAGCTTCCAAGCTGAACTGGAACAGGATCGTATGGCTTCCGAACTACTTGAAGGCGGAATCCAGGGCTTTATCAAGGCACGTGAACAGTTATCTGCTCTATTACGTGAACGTTTTGCCGTAGCCGCCTAA
- a CDS encoding universal stress protein, whose protein sequence is MAHYKHILVAIDESPISYAAAEHALDIAKLFGGKVTLISVIAVDPFSGVDFYKVAPAVTDYFMQAEQNALDRLNDLKQTFTREGIDLDIRIMHGLSPSEGILQTSKELPIDLIVMGSHGRKGFQKLVLGSVAQKVLGASEIPVLIVKE, encoded by the coding sequence ATGGCTCACTATAAACACATCCTGGTCGCAATCGATGAATCCCCGATCTCTTATGCTGCTGCGGAACATGCATTGGATATTGCAAAATTATTTGGCGGCAAAGTCACCCTGATCAGCGTCATTGCGGTAGATCCATTCTCTGGTGTGGATTTTTACAAGGTTGCGCCAGCAGTGACGGATTACTTTATGCAGGCTGAACAGAATGCACTGGATCGCCTGAATGACCTGAAACAAACTTTTACCCGTGAAGGCATTGATCTGGATATCCGCATCATGCATGGCTTATCCCCTTCTGAAGGTATCCTGCAGACCAGCAAAGAACTGCCGATTGACCTGATTGTGATGGGTTCTCATGGCCGTAAGGGCTTCCAGAAACTGGTGCTCGGTAGCGTAGCGCAAAAGGTTCTTGGCGCTTCTGAAATCCCGGTGCTGATTGTGAAAGAATAA
- a CDS encoding MaoC/PaaZ C-terminal domain-containing protein: MNTRHFSQLPKPYLAYPKIIQGLIAKKPKGEKVLPQVEYVVDSFKVDQKHLKSYNAVCGFKNNGYIPAIYLAVLSQSLQMHMMTSEAFPFPILGLVHIRNQIKQYRKVGVNEQLILSCKFGELQPHDKGVQFDFITTVKVGDEVVVEALTTYLSRQKTDGKAAPKAAETKTPNYEVNAEWDVSENTGRRYAMSSGDFNLIHIHAITAKAFGFKQAIAHGMWSKARALASLTLPDAYEADVWFKLPMYLPSKVQFLTEESGNDTEFLIRNSKSQKPHVSGSIKAL; this comes from the coding sequence ATGAATACTCGCCATTTTAGTCAACTTCCAAAGCCGTATCTTGCTTATCCAAAAATCATTCAAGGCTTGATTGCGAAAAAGCCAAAGGGTGAAAAAGTTCTGCCGCAAGTTGAATATGTGGTGGATTCATTCAAGGTCGACCAAAAGCATTTAAAGTCTTATAACGCTGTTTGTGGCTTCAAGAATAATGGCTATATCCCGGCGATCTATCTGGCGGTGCTATCACAAAGCCTGCAGATGCACATGATGACCTCTGAAGCTTTTCCATTTCCGATTTTAGGTCTGGTGCATATCCGTAACCAGATCAAGCAATACCGTAAGGTTGGGGTAAATGAACAGCTGATCTTGTCTTGCAAGTTTGGTGAATTGCAGCCACATGATAAAGGTGTTCAGTTTGATTTTATTACTACGGTTAAAGTGGGTGATGAGGTTGTGGTTGAGGCATTGACCACTTACCTGTCACGTCAGAAAACCGATGGCAAGGCTGCACCTAAAGCTGCAGAGACAAAAACACCAAATTATGAAGTCAATGCAGAATGGGATGTGTCTGAAAATACTGGCCGTCGCTATGCCATGTCTTCAGGTGACTTTAACTTGATCCATATTCATGCGATTACGGCAAAAGCCTTTGGTTTCAAACAGGCGATTGCACACGGCATGTGGAGTAAGGCAAGAGCTTTGGCAAGCCTGACTTTACCAGATGCTTATGAAGCAGATGTCTGGTTCAAGTTACCGATGTATCTGCCATCTAAAGTACAATTCCTGACCGAAGAATCAGGCAATGATACTGAGTTTCTAATCCGTAACTCGAAAAGCCAGAAACCGCATGTTTCGGGAAGCATCAAGGCACTTTAA
- the aceI gene encoding chlorhexidine efflux PACE transporter AceI: MFISTRRIVHALSYEIILLIIIAITLSFIFHVPIEVTGTLGIAMALTSVLWNMLFNHYFEKFEARYQLKRTIKVRIVHAIVFEGGLMLATIPMVAYALEMSLWQAILTDLSMTLCILVYTFIFQWCYDQIEMKMGIRPEFSKG; encoded by the coding sequence ATGTTTATTTCAACCAGAAGGATAGTACATGCGCTGAGCTATGAGATCATTCTGTTGATCATCATTGCGATTACCTTGAGTTTTATTTTCCATGTGCCAATAGAAGTGACGGGTACTTTGGGTATTGCCATGGCCCTTACTTCTGTACTTTGGAATATGTTATTTAACCATTATTTTGAAAAGTTTGAAGCCAGGTATCAGCTGAAACGAACGATAAAAGTCCGGATTGTGCATGCGATTGTCTTTGAAGGTGGTCTTATGCTGGCAACCATTCCGATGGTGGCTTATGCTCTGGAAATGAGTTTGTGGCAGGCGATCCTGACTGATCTGAGTATGACGCTGTGTATTTTGGTTTATACCTTTATCTTTCAGTGGTGTTATGACCAGATTGAAATGAAAATGGGCATTCGGCCGGAATTTTCTAAAGGTTAG
- the leuE gene encoding leucine efflux protein LeuE, translating to MFGITDLTTFIIGTTLIVMLPGPNSLYVMSTASRYGIKTGYKAAFGVYAGDMVLIFLTALGAASLLHAFPVLFTILKIIGAIYLSYLGIKLFIAAYHTWNTIHTNAEIKQAEQNIEQLHPFRTAMTISILNPKAILFYLSFFVQFVDPRYPYPALTFTLLAIVLQIISMSYLSILIFSGARLAQFFGHRYRLTSICVATVALLFCGFGIKLATSTM from the coding sequence GTGTTTGGGATCACGGATTTAACGACTTTTATTATTGGTACAACGTTAATTGTGATGCTGCCTGGACCGAACTCGCTGTATGTGATGTCCACCGCGTCGCGCTATGGCATCAAAACCGGTTATAAGGCTGCATTTGGTGTCTATGCGGGCGATATGGTGCTGATTTTTCTGACTGCACTTGGTGCGGCTTCCCTACTCCATGCTTTCCCGGTCCTGTTTACTATTTTAAAAATTATCGGGGCCATTTACCTCAGTTATCTCGGTATCAAACTGTTCATTGCGGCTTATCACACATGGAATACCATCCATACCAATGCCGAAATTAAACAGGCGGAACAGAATATTGAACAGCTGCATCCGTTCCGTACTGCAATGACAATCAGCATTCTGAATCCCAAAGCAATCCTGTTTTATCTGTCTTTCTTTGTCCAGTTCGTTGATCCACGCTATCCGTATCCAGCACTGACCTTTACCTTACTGGCGATTGTGCTACAGATCATCAGCATGTCTTACTTAAGCATCCTGATTTTCTCGGGTGCCCGTCTAGCGCAATTCTTTGGTCATCGCTACCGCTTAACCTCGATCTGTGTGGCAACGGTAGCCTTGCTGTTCTGTGGTTTTGGCATCAAGCTCGCCACCTCTACCATGTAA
- a CDS encoding LysR family transcriptional regulator: MNINQEQLLLFKAVMETGSFSAAARKLGKVPSTVSMAIANMEIDLDLQLFERIGREPQPTAAAQALYEKTEQLLVEINQWKQHAQALSSGLESELNIVVVSELLHTRWVDYIVLLEQQFPDLQINIFSAPQEDAHRMLFEGSAQLALMFEREQLETREQFVELKKESLVAVAAKSHPLSQHAQVSYEEIINSRQIVVASRDSKIKPELLFSKFYWRTDNHHSAYRLIKQGLGWGILPIEMLHEHPHIQEQLYILNLYDFTPKFDYFVDLVWSRETKLGKAAHFLINHIRNQRKNSNSLPKDSV; encoded by the coding sequence ATGAATATCAATCAGGAACAATTGCTACTGTTTAAAGCCGTGATGGAAACCGGATCATTCTCTGCAGCTGCACGTAAACTCGGTAAAGTCCCCTCCACCGTAAGCATGGCAATTGCCAATATGGAAATTGATTTGGACTTGCAACTGTTTGAACGCATTGGTCGTGAGCCTCAGCCGACGGCGGCCGCACAAGCACTGTATGAAAAAACCGAACAGCTACTGGTAGAAATAAACCAGTGGAAACAGCACGCACAGGCGCTGAGTTCCGGACTTGAATCCGAGCTGAATATCGTGGTGGTGTCGGAACTACTGCATACCCGCTGGGTGGATTATATTGTGCTGCTCGAACAGCAGTTCCCAGATCTACAAATCAATATCTTCTCTGCCCCGCAGGAAGATGCACATCGGATGTTGTTTGAAGGTTCGGCACAGCTGGCCCTGATGTTTGAACGTGAACAACTGGAAACCCGGGAACAGTTTGTTGAGTTAAAAAAGGAAAGTCTGGTCGCGGTAGCTGCCAAATCTCATCCCTTGAGTCAGCATGCTCAAGTCAGCTATGAAGAGATCATTAATAGCCGGCAGATTGTGGTGGCGAGCCGGGATAGCAAGATCAAACCCGAACTTTTATTTTCCAAGTTTTACTGGCGTACCGATAATCACCACTCTGCCTATCGTCTGATTAAGCAGGGATTGGGCTGGGGAATTCTACCGATAGAGATGCTGCATGAGCATCCGCATATTCAGGAACAGCTATATATCCTGAATCTGTATGATTTCACGCCAAAGTTTGACTATTTCGTCGATCTGGTCTGGAGCCGGGAAACCAAACTCGGTAAAGCTGCACATTTTTTGATTAATCACATCAGAAATCAACGTAAAAACAGCAATTCGCTACCAAAAGATAGTGTGTGA
- a CDS encoding universal stress protein, with translation MAYQHLLVPVDGSDISFSAVRHAAQIAKSFGSKLTIISLIAENPFTEADFYYSSAIMKEYFVEAHTNAKKALKQATNIAAEEGITAESHIVTGLVNAEHVVEKAEEIGADLIVMGSHGRKGFQKLILGSFAQDVLSSSEIPVLIIKK, from the coding sequence ATGGCTTACCAACACCTTTTAGTCCCTGTGGACGGTTCTGATATTTCCTTTTCTGCAGTACGCCATGCGGCTCAAATCGCCAAAAGTTTTGGCAGCAAATTGACCATCATTAGTCTCATTGCAGAGAATCCTTTTACTGAAGCGGACTTCTATTACAGTTCTGCCATCATGAAAGAATACTTTGTCGAAGCGCATACCAATGCGAAAAAAGCACTGAAACAGGCGACCAACATTGCAGCAGAAGAAGGCATCACTGCTGAATCGCATATTGTGACTGGCCTGGTGAATGCCGAGCATGTGGTCGAAAAAGCGGAGGAAATTGGTGCCGACCTGATTGTGATGGGTTCACATGGTCGTAAAGGCTTCCAGAAACTGATTCTGGGCAGCTTTGCACAGGATGTACTGAGTTCATCTGAAATTCCAGTACTGATCATTAAAAAATAA
- a CDS encoding 3-oxoacyl-ACP reductase: MTDQYQAFAKSPIGKFVIKNLGLPSPTFLERYESATPVVKGAVLFGAAPGSTLTGSIAKVLANIHANSYAGNNAELQQAAAKVGLNLGAFNEGDKESKFKVALFDASGIQNSDDLKAVYDFFHPIARQIQASGRVVIVGINPDSATSVKQAIAQRALEGFIKSVGKEFKKGIAANLIYVDNGAEANLESALRFAISPRSAYVSGQVIRVSKAELFNVDWTKPLAGKTAVVTGASRGIGEAIAHVLARDGAHVICLDVPQQQSDLDRVAGEIGGSTLAIDITAADAGEKIKAAAVEQGGLDIIVHNAGITRDKTLANMKPELWDLVININLSAIERVNDYLLNNDGLNTNGRIVCVSSISGIAGNLGQTNYAASKAGVIGIVKYTAPTLTNGITINAVAPGFIETQMTAAIPFTIREAGRRMNSMSQGGLPVDVAETIAMFAATASSGLNGNVVRVCGQSLLGA; the protein is encoded by the coding sequence ATGACTGACCAGTACCAAGCATTTGCAAAGTCTCCTATTGGTAAATTTGTCATTAAAAACCTGGGTCTTCCATCCCCAACTTTTCTTGAGCGCTATGAGTCTGCAACTCCTGTTGTAAAAGGCGCAGTTTTATTCGGTGCTGCACCTGGCAGTACCTTGACCGGTTCAATTGCAAAAGTTTTGGCAAACATCCATGCTAACAGCTATGCGGGGAATAATGCTGAGCTGCAACAGGCAGCAGCGAAAGTCGGCCTGAATCTGGGTGCATTCAATGAGGGCGACAAAGAGTCTAAGTTCAAGGTTGCGCTTTTCGATGCGTCTGGTATCCAAAACTCAGATGACCTGAAAGCCGTTTATGACTTCTTCCATCCAATCGCACGTCAAATTCAGGCATCTGGCCGTGTGGTAATTGTGGGCATTAACCCGGATTCAGCAACTTCCGTGAAACAGGCGATCGCACAACGCGCACTGGAAGGCTTTATCAAATCTGTTGGTAAAGAATTTAAGAAAGGTATCGCAGCCAACCTGATCTATGTGGACAATGGTGCTGAAGCAAATCTTGAATCTGCACTACGTTTTGCAATTTCTCCACGTTCTGCTTATGTGTCTGGTCAGGTGATCCGTGTTTCTAAAGCAGAATTATTCAATGTGGACTGGACAAAACCGCTTGCTGGAAAAACTGCGGTAGTGACTGGTGCAAGCCGTGGTATTGGTGAAGCGATTGCTCATGTACTGGCACGTGATGGTGCACATGTGATCTGTCTGGACGTTCCACAACAGCAATCTGATCTGGATCGTGTAGCGGGTGAGATTGGTGGTTCAACACTGGCAATCGACATTACTGCCGCTGATGCAGGCGAGAAAATCAAAGCGGCTGCGGTTGAACAGGGCGGTCTGGATATTATCGTACACAACGCAGGTATTACTCGTGACAAGACTTTGGCGAACATGAAGCCTGAGTTGTGGGATCTGGTGATCAACATCAACCTGTCAGCAATTGAGCGCGTCAATGATTATCTGCTGAATAACGATGGTCTGAATACTAATGGCCGTATTGTCTGCGTATCTTCAATCTCAGGTATTGCCGGTAACCTGGGTCAAACCAACTATGCAGCGTCTAAAGCGGGTGTGATTGGTATTGTGAAATATACAGCACCTACACTGACTAATGGTATCACCATCAATGCTGTGGCTCCTGGTTTCATCGAAACCCAAATGACCGCAGCAATTCCGTTCACCATTCGTGAAGCAGGTCGCCGTATGAACTCTATGAGTCAAGGTGGCTTGCCAGTGGATGTGGCTGAAACGATAGCCATGTTTGCAGCAACTGCTTCTTCAGGCTTGAATGGCAACGTGGTTCGTGTTTGTGGTCAGAGTCTGTTAGGGGCTTAA
- a CDS encoding alpha/beta hydrolase, with translation MNRLQQVGFGSALLSLMLLTGCQNTSQNSKIIAAAFNMTTTVQQKLLDRHAPDNVLVHNNIIYQPERKLGLDLYQPQNIAELGVRSTVVWIHGGGWISGSREHARGYFKLLAAQGYNVVSVQYQLAPQSQYPSQLQQINAALAFLQNHAAKYLIDANKLYLAGDSAGANLASHYAALLTNPDFAQTSEFIPSIQPAQLKGLILHCGIYDLNAFVDMAPDEIKLVEWGIYNMVQAYTGERRNDAAFLKQISPIQHITPNYPPVLISGGNKDFLTDSQSLPFVQILKANQVPVKEIFYPESKTWLIHEYQFYMGKKESQQTFQQTLEFLQMHSNTAD, from the coding sequence ATGAACAGATTGCAGCAGGTTGGATTCGGAAGTGCTTTGCTTAGCCTAATGCTGCTTACGGGCTGTCAGAATACCTCACAGAACAGCAAGATCATTGCTGCGGCCTTTAACATGACTACCACGGTGCAGCAGAAATTGCTGGATCGTCATGCGCCGGACAATGTGCTGGTGCATAACAATATTATTTATCAGCCAGAACGGAAGTTGGGTCTGGACCTATACCAACCACAAAACATTGCCGAACTGGGCGTACGTTCAACAGTGGTCTGGATTCATGGCGGTGGCTGGATTTCCGGTTCACGCGAACATGCCCGTGGCTATTTCAAGCTGTTGGCAGCACAAGGCTACAATGTAGTATCAGTGCAATATCAGTTGGCACCACAGTCGCAATATCCCAGCCAGCTACAGCAGATTAATGCCGCTTTAGCTTTTTTACAGAACCATGCGGCGAAATACTTGATTGATGCAAACAAGCTTTATTTAGCCGGAGATTCTGCCGGAGCAAATCTGGCCAGTCATTATGCAGCTTTACTCACGAATCCGGATTTTGCCCAAACGTCAGAATTTATACCTTCAATTCAACCTGCACAGCTGAAAGGCCTGATTCTGCATTGCGGGATTTACGACCTCAATGCTTTTGTAGACATGGCACCTGACGAAATCAAATTGGTGGAATGGGGCATTTATAATATGGTGCAAGCCTATACCGGTGAGCGCCGTAATGATGCTGCCTTTCTCAAGCAGATTTCTCCCATCCAGCATATTACCCCGAACTATCCACCAGTACTGATCAGCGGTGGCAATAAAGATTTTCTCACCGATAGCCAGTCTTTGCCTTTTGTGCAGATACTTAAAGCCAATCAGGTGCCGGTCAAAGAAATTTTCTATCCTGAGTCCAAAACCTGGCTGATTCATGAATACCAGTTTTATATGGGGAAAAAAGAAAGCCAGCAGACCTTTCAACAGACCTTGGAATTTCTGCAAATGCATTCAAACACAGCGGATTAA
- a CDS encoding IS4 family transposase yields MTLSENLDCTLQHSLPSLSHFSEFIDFNWIEESLNQTGKASIRRRKLPAEHVVWLVIGLALFRNQPIGYVVEQLKLVFGTTEYCVPSAVVQARQRLGSEPLNALFSLLSQAWFEESQQQYSNFHGLSVCAVDGVVWSMPYTDENFAHFGSSKGKTADAPYPQVRATCLVNTATHEIIDAQIGSMDQGELTLASQLSPCSHSITLFDRAYFSADFLIGWQKRAEESHWLMRAKDNLRYEIVERNSQHDFHIRMPISTRAKKLNPALGDYWEARLIEVEQAGKIRRYITSLIDSKRYPLLALAKLYAQRWEIEMCYREIKSNLQEGKHLRSKQPTLIYQELWGVFIAYNILRRQMKYMAQRAKVSPLRMSFHITSIAILNLLKFDSLASAGNLPKHLESLMEKSKRYVLPKKRSRNYPRVVKGKPQKYPKKCQSIS; encoded by the coding sequence ATGACTTTATCTGAAAATTTAGATTGCACCCTTCAACATTCTTTACCTTCACTTAGCCATTTTAGTGAATTTATTGATTTCAACTGGATTGAGGAAAGTCTGAATCAAACAGGTAAGGCATCAATTAGAAGAAGGAAGTTACCCGCTGAACATGTGGTATGGCTTGTCATTGGACTCGCTTTATTTCGAAATCAACCTATCGGATATGTCGTAGAACAACTAAAACTTGTATTTGGTACAACAGAATATTGTGTTCCTAGCGCAGTAGTACAAGCACGACAACGTTTAGGATCAGAACCTTTAAATGCGCTATTTTCTTTACTTAGCCAAGCCTGGTTTGAAGAATCTCAGCAGCAATACTCAAACTTTCACGGTCTGAGTGTGTGCGCTGTTGATGGTGTTGTTTGGTCTATGCCTTATACAGATGAGAATTTTGCACACTTTGGTTCATCTAAAGGAAAAACTGCTGATGCTCCTTATCCACAAGTGAGAGCAACCTGCTTAGTAAATACCGCGACCCATGAAATTATAGATGCTCAAATAGGCAGTATGGATCAAGGTGAACTCACACTGGCAAGCCAATTATCTCCTTGTTCACACAGTATTACCCTATTTGATCGAGCCTATTTCTCTGCAGATTTTCTCATCGGGTGGCAAAAACGTGCAGAAGAAAGTCATTGGCTTATGCGTGCAAAAGATAATTTACGGTATGAGATTGTGGAGCGTAATTCGCAACATGACTTTCATATTAGAATGCCGATATCAACAAGAGCTAAAAAACTTAATCCAGCCTTAGGAGATTATTGGGAAGCACGTCTCATTGAGGTTGAGCAGGCAGGTAAGATTAGACGTTATATCACTTCACTAATAGATTCAAAGAGATATCCATTATTAGCTTTAGCAAAACTCTATGCCCAGCGTTGGGAAATAGAAATGTGTTACCGAGAAATCAAGAGTAACTTACAGGAAGGGAAGCATTTAAGGAGTAAACAACCTACCTTGATTTATCAAGAGTTATGGGGAGTCTTTATTGCCTATAATATTCTAAGAAGACAAATGAAATATATGGCTCAACGTGCAAAAGTCAGTCCTTTGAGAATGAGCTTTCATATTACCTCTATTGCTATCCTTAACCTATTGAAGTTTGATTCTTTGGCTTCCGCAGGCAATTTGCCTAAACATCTAGAAAGTTTAATGGAAAAATCTAAAAGGTATGTTTTACCGAAAAAAAGAAGTAGAAACTACCCACGAGTTGTGAAAGGGAAACCACAGAAATACCCAAAAAAATGCCAGTCAATCTCTTAA